The genomic stretch GGCTCTGTATGTGCCCCGATATTTCTCACCGTTGTGTTTTACATGCTTTTGAAGCTAAAAGGTTTAGGGGGAAAAGCAAATGGCAGGAGAGAGCTGtgcgtgtgtccatgtgtgagtgtgtatgtgtgtgtgtgcgtgtgtgtgtgcgtccctgtgtgttcatgcgtgtatgtgtgtgtgtgtgcatgcgtgtgtgtgcatgtgtgtttgcgtctctgtgtgcgtgcgtgtatgtgtgtgtctatgtgtgtgtgtatatgtgtgcgtacgtgtgcctGCGCGTAtgtgcgtgcggtgtgtgtAAGTTGAGCCACCAGCACAGACCTCTGACCAACAACCTCGCGGTTCCCAGAGGGGACGACACGCCTAACTCAGGAAGCACAGAATGGCAGCCCAGCCAGCTGACCCCACAGCGAGTAAAATGGCCGCACCCACCGTTCATGCCGTTATAGAGGCTCCGGTGATGCGTCAGCTCCTCCCCCCCGGGCCTGCGCTGCCCCGCCTCCCTGCCGGGGCTGCCGAACTTCACGTGCTCCCCTCCCGGGCCGTACTGGTGCCTGTGCGGCTCGGGGCTCCCCAGCCCCATGCGGCCCTTCTGCAGGTGGTCCGGCGTCCCGGGGAGGGAGCGGGGCTCCGGGCTCCCGCACGCGCTCCCCACGCTGCCCCTGTGTTTGGGGTAGTGGTCGGGGCTCCCCGGCCCGGGCCCCAGCAGCAGCTTTTCGGGGCTCCTCCGCCCCACGGCCTTGCCCAGCTTCTCGGGGCTGTGGCCCCGCAGGGACCGGTGGTCGGGGGTGGAGACGGAGCCGCAGCGGGGCCGGGACAGGGGCGGGATGGTGAAGGGGTAGTCCAGGCTGGTGCTCCTCAGCCGGCCCGGGTGGTGTTCAGGGCTGGGCCCCTCGCCCCCCACCCCGTGGCTCCCGGCTCGGGGCCTCTGCAGGTGGTGGTCGGGCAGCTGCTGCTTGTGGTGCTGGTGGTCCGGACTGTCCGTGCTCCCCGCGCTGGAGGTGCTGCTCCCGTCCCCCACGTCCCGCAGGAGCCCCGTCCCCGGGACCAGCAGGCTGCTCTGACTATCGATGGAGTTTCGACAGCCCGCCGGCACGCCCGCCACGCCTCCCCCGGCGCCGCCGGGGCCCCGGTCCTCGTCCAGCATCAGACACAGCTCCTTCAGCTCCAGGTTCTCCctcagcacctcctcctgccggagctccagctccttcagccGCTGCAGGTAGAGCGTCACCTCCTTGCGCATGATGCTGGCGCTGTAGCGGCCCAGCCGCTGCCACTCGCGCGACACGCGCTTGCCCTTCTGCCGGTCGTCGTCCAGGAAACAGCAGAGGTCGCGCAGCTCCTGGTTGTCCTCCTGCAGCTTCTGGTTCACGTCCTgcgcgagggggggggggggggggggcgaaggGAGGAAACGGGGAGAGCCGTGAGCAGACGCTAACGGCGTGCGCTAGGCGCTGGGACAGTTTACCGGAACACCTTTCGTTTGTGACAGACGCAACGTTAAGACCCAGACTGACCCATCTGTAAATGCTGAGTGTCTAAGTGCAGAAAGCACACTGGAGTAATAAGATCTAAAACATTCTGTGTTGATAATTTGTGTAAACTGAATGGTAAGTGGCGGTTAGTTACCATCTGCAACAACTACGACTAGTACTGATTGAGGTCTGCGagcgtgggggtgtgtgtgtatgtgtgtgtgtgggtgtgtgtgtgtgtgtgcatgcgtgcgggtgtgtgtatgtgcatgtgtgtaggtgtgtgagttcatgtgtgtgtgcgtgtgtgtgtgggagtgtgggtggATGTGTATGAGTTCATGTGTGCGtccgcgtgtatgtgtgcgtgtgtgcatgtgtatggcggtgcacatgtatgtgtgcatgtgagggaGACACGCAGCACATAACATCTTGGCGCTTTGCTATGACATCCACTGCCTCGTGCCTCCATGAGCCGGAAACTTCAGTTTGCTCTCTGTTCAACTTGCACTGAGCCGGCCCCTGGACATCATGTCTTCGGCTGTCTAATTAGGCAAACCGCATCGGCTGCGCCCTTCTAAACGTGTCAAAGATCCAAAACGCTTCATTTTACCCCGTCTGTAATGAACCACGTCGAAAAACCCGGGGTCCTCAAATAACCTCCGCGGAGGAGCGACGTCTGGGAGGAACAGCCAGTGTTTTCATGTGCTCTCTGTTTGTCACTTAGCGTGCGATTATTGTCAGAGAAAACCTGGCAAGGACGGCGGCGTCGGCGTGCAAATCTGTCTCTCGGCGGCCTTGATGGCTTTAAAACGATGCAGGATGTATTGCTAAGTCATCGTGAGGTCAACGGTTCTGTGCTTCAGCGGGCAACACGGTAAGCTGCAAACTCTGACTTTGTGGGCGAGGCTGGGGACATGTAATCGTGTTCTATAGACCTATCATATCTTCAGcattatatattgtattttttatcataACATGGCTACGGTTGTCaatttttgtttgttaatttaACTCTAATTTAACTCTAACTGTGTTTATATGCAAGAAAGTAGAACCAAATGTACTATATTGTTGTCAAATCTACCCTGACTTGATTTATGATTTAGCCCAGAATATTTAACCGTGTGGCAGACAGAGTGACATGGCAAACATTGTACGTTTCACATGTACACAGCTTGAGATATACTGAGGTAACCAAATGTAGGTTAAATAGTGTGCAACAACCTTCCTGTGAACTGGACCAACAACCTGCTGGTTAGAATATCAGTTGCCTAAAAACGGTTGACTTATGCTACCAGGTAAACCTATTGGTTTTTTCCCTGTAGGAGCTGGTAGGTAGTAGCAGTTCCTGGATGAAGTCATGCTGTTACTGCCATGATTTGACACAGTGTACGTGCTTTATTATTGTCCTTGacactatttattattcatttagtttCCCTTTACAAGTTGGCTCATATGTAATGCATGCAAAATTTTGCATAATTCATAAAATGCTAAACATTGTTCAcgacacgcgcatgcacacactttcAGATGACGTCAGCATTACATTGACTCGGATTAATAGGTCTCTCTGATAAAACTTTGAAATAACGGGTGGCAAAGCGCAAGGTTGCGGTGGCATTGCACGCGTAACAGTTACACGCCCAAAAAAAGCCGACTGAAGTTGCCGTGGATACCATATTGTGTCCACACCCCATTACCTTGCAGAAGTGTTCGGGTGGCGCCTTACCTTTAGTCCTCTGATCTCGTTCAGGTGCAGTTGGAGGCTGCGGTTCACCTCACGGATCAAATTCCCGTGTTCCAAAATTATACTCATCTTGCCGGCTTCCGCCATTCGGAGTCTCCGCACTAGGTCCTCCTTGCTCCACTTCAGCAGATCTTCGTCCGACAGCTTGGAGATGTCCTCCGCTGGACTTTCGGCGCTCTTGGACATTGTCAGCTGAACCAGAGACTGTGGCTGCGTGGGCTTCTCCATGCGTATAATTCCAATTCCAGCGAAAGTACtaacataaaatgttttaaatcaaGGCACCAAACCTCAGCATCCGCTCTTGCCCAAGTCGTTGTGCAGCAATACAATTGTGCAATTTAACAGTATTGTATAGTTAATTTCTCGTCGAAATCCATTTTTTTGCTCCCGTTTtttagaaatggaaaaaaagatccAGTGCAACAGCTTATACGAAAAGAAAGGCAAAATAAAGACTTCCGGTCCTTCCAAAGGGGAAACATATAAATTGCCCTTGCAAGTTGGTGACTTCTATTTCATTTCCCTACCCTACCGGGTCTGTGCGCAGCCGGTAGTAGAGAGACCCTCACTGACTCGCCGGCAGCTGACGCGCATACCTCCCGCCTCGTGCACAGGCTCCTGAGAGCGCGCTTCGCCAGTGCATTGAGGTGAGGAGAGCATCGGCTGCGACGGTGCGGACGGCTGAGGGAGGGAGCAGCGACTGCAGCGACTGGTAAGCGTAGCGTAGCCCACGGTGGGGTAACgcagtctcctctctctctctctctctctctctctctctctctctctctctctctctctctctctctctctctctctctccatctctctctctctctctcttctctcccccccccccgacgaTTCCACTCGCTGCTGGAATGAACAACGGACGGATAAGTTGGTACCCACCGCCATCTGCAGGActgaaatgcagttttttttaagttactgcTCAGATGCGTTCAACCATGGCAGCGAACGATGCGGTCCAGTAGGTACTGTAACGTAGAGCTCGCACCTTACTTTAAAACATGTGGAGAATGCGTATCTGCATCGAACTGCGAGCCACTGGGAAATAGTTGCACGTTTGACGTAGCTAATTAAAacacttatttttgttttctcaatTTTATCCTGATGAGTTATTCAAAACATTCAATGCCAACCCTCTGGACTAGTATATCCACCACAtaaagtactgtgcaaaagttttaggcaagtgtgaagaaaattatttaaaataataatttaaaaaaagcatgaacagaataaatgaatgaacagaagaaaaatctaaatcaaatcaatatttggtgtgaccaccctttgccttcaaaacagcatcaatttgTCTAGGTATACAGTTTTTGAAGGTAcctggcaggtaggttgttccaaacatcttggagaactagccacagtcttgttctgtggatttaggaagcctcaaatgcttctgtctcttcatgtaatcccagacagactcgatgatgttgagatcagggctctgtgggggccataccatcacttccaggacttctttacgctgaagatagttcttaatggcattggctgtatgtttggggtcgttgtcctgctgcagaataaatttggggccaatcagatgcctccctgatggtattgcatgatggataagtatctgcctgtacttctcagcattgaagAAATGCAGCCACAAACTTGCTTCACTgttgctctccagcccttcggcaaacaaactgctttctgctacagccaaatatttattttgactcagcagtccagagaacctgctgccatttttctgcacctcagttcctgtgttttcatgcatagttgagtcgcttgtccttgtttccacgtcggaggtatggctttctggctgcaattcttccatgaagaccacttctgaccagacttctccgcacagtagatgggtgtacatGGGTCCCAATTCTGAGCTGCTgccactgctggacatcttccgattgcgaaagGAAGTAAGCGTGATGTGTCGTTCATCCTTGCCTGACCCCTCCATCTacagtcctcaacgttgcccatttcattgtgcttcttcaacagagcttggacagcacatctgtaaacccctgtctgccttgaaatttctgcctgggagagaccttgctgaggCAGTATAActgccttgtgtcttgttgctgtgctcagtcgtgccatggtgtatgacttcagacattaaactgtcttcagctaCCTCAcctttggctgttcctcacccagttttaaccctcttacacagctgtttctgtttcagttaattatTGTGTTTCAACGTACATAtcaaattgatgatcattagctcctgtttggtataattggttaatcacacacctgactacatgcctacaaaatccctgactttgtgcaagtgtacctagaaacattgatgctggtttgaaggcaaagggtggtcacaccaaatattgatttgattttgatttttcttctgttcacacactttgcattttgttaattgataaaaataaactattaacatttctatttttgaaagcattcttactttacagtatttttttactgtgcaaacatttgtttgcacagtactatacatAATTGTCTTACTTTAATAGTTCCTTAGTTGTAGATCATTCTACAATGTCTGAAAACACCTAGTAATTGTACATGTACTCGCTGTTGCCTAAAATGTGCCAatgataaaatgtatacaaaataaCTCTTTCTTCATGCTGGATTGCTGCTGGTAAGCCTGAGTACAGAGGCATGCGGAAATGGACTTTGATATGTGACAGGGAGGAGAATCAAGCTTGCCAGTGGGATATTCATTGGGTGAAAAACAGGTTGCCTCTATATTTGCCAAGAGTTCATTGTCTTCGTAGTTCAGAGATCACTAGAAAATATCAACAGATCAAAGCACTTTTGAGATCAGAGATATTGAAGCCTTCATCGTCACTTTCCCAAAATCTGGTGAGATTTTTATTAATC from Conger conger chromosome 2, fConCon1.1, whole genome shotgun sequence encodes the following:
- the LOC133122548 gene encoding coiled-coil domain-containing protein 85A-like; amino-acid sequence: MEKPTQPQSLVQLTMSKSAESPAEDISKLSDEDLLKWSKEDLVRRLRMAEAGKMSIILEHGNLIREVNRSLQLHLNEIRGLKDVNQKLQEDNQELRDLCCFLDDDRQKGKRVSREWQRLGRYSASIMRKEVTLYLQRLKELELRQEEVLRENLELKELCLMLDEDRGPGGAGGGVAGVPAGCRNSIDSQSSLLVPGTGLLRDVGDGSSTSSAGSTDSPDHQHHKQQLPDHHLQRPRAGSHGVGGEGPSPEHHPGRLRSTSLDYPFTIPPLSRPRCGSVSTPDHRSLRGHSPEKLGKAVGRRSPEKLLLGPGPGSPDHYPKHRGSVGSACGSPEPRSLPGTPDHLQKGRMGLGSPEPHRHQYGPGGEHVKFGSPGREAGQRRPGGEELTHHRSLYNGMNALISAGCCTTNCRSVKLWDSFDASS